A stretch of Nonomuraea africana DNA encodes these proteins:
- a CDS encoding permease prefix domain 1-containing protein has translation MLIDDYVAGLNRALEGPGGPKRDLVVEARDSLVDTAEAYEEAGLGRLEAERLAVEEFGELREIAPGYQRELTATAGRRLAALLFVSVPLTTLLWSLIWAFFPVNADDWANRPEWFLPVARALDLFHLATGVLGGLTLLALTWGARWLRRPERATRLLAVWVWAMLPVTLLFSAALQYGSQGPTGFSGFLPGMLLSLTTPLLNGLQLYCAARCLRLTRRPRPA, from the coding sequence ATGCTGATCGACGACTACGTGGCCGGGCTCAACAGGGCGCTCGAGGGCCCCGGCGGGCCCAAGCGCGACCTGGTCGTCGAGGCCCGCGACAGTCTCGTCGACACCGCCGAGGCCTACGAGGAGGCGGGCCTGGGCCGGCTCGAGGCCGAGCGCCTGGCCGTCGAGGAGTTCGGTGAGCTGCGCGAGATCGCGCCGGGCTACCAGCGCGAGCTGACCGCGACCGCGGGTCGCAGGCTGGCGGCGCTGCTGTTCGTCAGCGTGCCGCTGACGACGCTGCTGTGGAGCCTCATCTGGGCCTTCTTCCCGGTGAACGCCGACGACTGGGCGAACAGGCCCGAGTGGTTCCTGCCGGTGGCCCGCGCGCTCGACCTGTTCCACCTGGCCACCGGCGTGCTCGGCGGTCTGACCCTGCTCGCGCTCACCTGGGGGGCGCGCTGGCTGCGCAGGCCCGAGCGGGCGACCCGCCTGCTCGCGGTGTGGGTCTGGGCGATGCTGCCGGTGACACTGCTCTTCAGCGCCGCCCTGCAGTACGGCTCGCAGGGCCCCACCGGCTTCTCGGGTTTCCTGCCCGGCATGCTCCTCTCGCTGACCACGCCGCTGCTGAACGGCCTGCAGCTGTACTGCGCGGCCCGCTGCCTGCGCCTCACCCGGCGGCCGCGTCCCGCCTGA
- a CDS encoding transcriptional regulator yields MTVPDLDPVIHAQARLRVVATLNALCEGDQIAFPGLKDLLGMTAGNLSVHLTKLEDAGYVEITKTHKGRTPVTYVALTRRGRLAFEEYTVAIRALLGGDT; encoded by the coding sequence GTGACCGTTCCCGACCTCGACCCCGTCATCCACGCCCAGGCCAGGCTCCGCGTGGTGGCCACGCTCAACGCCCTGTGCGAAGGCGACCAGATCGCCTTTCCCGGGTTGAAGGACCTGCTCGGCATGACCGCGGGCAACCTCTCGGTGCACCTGACGAAGCTCGAGGACGCGGGCTACGTCGAGATCACCAAGACGCACAAGGGCCGCACCCCCGTCACCTACGTCGCGCTCACCAGGCGCGGACGGCTGGCCTTCGAGGAATACACCGTCGCGATCCGCGCCCTTCTTGGAGGAGACACATGA
- a CDS encoding helix-turn-helix transcriptional regulator, which yields MNPDALRGHMDALLLSVLEHEPLHGYAIIEALQERSGGALAVPTGTVYPALRRLERVGYLASEWATVGGRKRRTYRLTSSGAKQLAGERSAWREFAEVIASVLEPGARRAEAAG from the coding sequence GTGAATCCCGACGCGCTTCGCGGTCACATGGACGCTCTGCTGCTCTCCGTGCTCGAGCACGAGCCGCTGCACGGCTACGCCATCATCGAGGCGCTGCAGGAGCGCAGCGGGGGCGCGCTGGCCGTCCCCACGGGCACCGTCTATCCCGCCCTGCGCAGGCTGGAGAGGGTCGGCTATCTGGCGAGCGAGTGGGCGACGGTGGGTGGTCGCAAGCGACGCACCTACCGGCTGACCTCCTCGGGGGCCAAGCAGCTGGCGGGCGAGCGGTCGGCGTGGCGGGAGTTCGCCGAGGTGATCGCGAGCGTGCTGGAGCCCGGCGCACGGCGAGCCGAAGCCGCCGGGTGA
- a CDS encoding S1C family serine protease, translating to MNANEPREQGEGNVGGGWTQFGSKPPVAGEFPQEAPGDKAHSSAADPAQGVTAEHPAHGAAAGTTPGAPAPEDRVASPAAPSLDDTTIMAAPAVPKQRSRFSTGQKAIAGLALAATALVGGAAGAVTATAMGGGGTAVAASPSPTFKQVSNPLTVADVAQNVQPSVVQIQGQTGEGSGVVLSADGLILTNNHVVVGAGQGGGSMTVKFSDGKTAKATVVGTDPATDLAVIRAEGVSGLTKAAIGDSDALRVGDAVLAIGSPLGLDGSVTAGIISALDRTLTVGGEDEGRQQLPPGWGDPRAQSQSSTTTIGGAIQTDAAINPGNSGGALVNAAGEVIGINTAIATGGSGSGNIGVGFAIPINTAKQVAQQLIESGKVSHAYLGVSVTDATGDVPGALVRQVQQGSPAAKAGLKEGDLITRIGDKPVDGGDTVVGQVRGFKVGQQVKITYMRNGQTQEATVTLEEKKTTE from the coding sequence ATGAACGCGAACGAGCCTCGTGAGCAGGGCGAAGGCAACGTGGGTGGGGGATGGACCCAGTTCGGTTCCAAGCCCCCCGTGGCCGGGGAGTTCCCGCAGGAAGCCCCCGGCGACAAGGCGCACAGCAGTGCGGCCGATCCGGCGCAGGGCGTGACGGCCGAGCACCCGGCGCACGGCGCGGCGGCCGGCACGACGCCGGGCGCTCCCGCGCCGGAGGACCGGGTCGCCTCGCCCGCGGCCCCCTCGCTCGACGACACGACGATCATGGCGGCGCCGGCCGTACCGAAGCAGCGGTCGCGGTTCAGCACGGGACAGAAGGCGATCGCGGGTCTCGCGCTGGCGGCCACCGCGCTGGTGGGCGGCGCCGCGGGGGCGGTGACCGCCACCGCCATGGGCGGCGGCGGCACCGCCGTCGCAGCCTCGCCGAGCCCCACGTTCAAGCAGGTGTCGAACCCGCTGACGGTGGCCGACGTCGCCCAGAACGTGCAGCCGTCGGTCGTGCAGATCCAGGGGCAGACAGGGGAGGGCTCCGGCGTCGTGCTGTCGGCGGACGGCCTGATCCTCACCAACAACCACGTGGTCGTCGGCGCGGGCCAGGGCGGCGGCTCGATGACGGTGAAGTTCAGCGACGGCAAGACCGCCAAGGCCACGGTCGTCGGCACCGACCCGGCCACCGACCTCGCGGTCATCAGGGCGGAGGGCGTCTCGGGGCTGACCAAGGCCGCCATCGGCGACAGCGACGCGCTGCGGGTCGGCGACGCGGTGCTGGCCATCGGCAGCCCGCTCGGCCTGGACGGCTCGGTCACCGCGGGCATCATCAGCGCGCTGGACCGGACGCTCACCGTCGGCGGCGAGGACGAGGGCCGGCAGCAGCTGCCGCCAGGATGGGGCGACCCGCGCGCCCAGTCGCAGAGCTCCACCACGACGATCGGCGGCGCGATCCAGACCGACGCCGCCATCAACCCCGGCAACTCGGGCGGCGCGCTGGTCAACGCGGCAGGAGAGGTGATCGGCATCAACACCGCCATCGCCACGGGCGGGAGCGGCAGCGGCAACATCGGCGTCGGCTTCGCCATCCCGATCAACACCGCCAAGCAGGTGGCCCAGCAGCTCATCGAGAGCGGCAAGGTCAGCCACGCGTACCTGGGCGTCAGCGTCACCGACGCGACGGGCGACGTTCCCGGCGCGCTGGTGCGTCAGGTGCAGCAGGGGAGCCCCGCGGCCAAGGCGGGGCTGAAAGAAGGCGACCTCATCACCAGGATCGGTGACAAGCCGGTCGACGGTGGAGATACCGTGGTGGGACAGGTCAGAGGTTTCAAAGTCGGCCAGCAGGTCAAGATCACATATATGAGGAACGGTCAGACCCAGGAAGCGACCGTGACCCTCGAAGAGAAGAAGACCACCGAGTAG
- a CDS encoding ABC transporter ATP-binding protein: MTPLARTVEVSKHYGEVRALDGVSLEIHAGQLVGLLGPNGAGKSTLVNLFVGLRRPTKGLVELMGGDPADPRVRQGMGVTPQETGLPEALKVGEIVDFVSSHFPKRADKWELLDRFGLRDLAKRQVGGLSGGQKRRVAVALAFAGNPRVVFLDEPTTGLDVEARRALWEGIRLFHADGGTVVLTSHYLEEVEALAERVVVIGRGRVLADDTIQAVRGMVGVRKVSLSAAELPDLPGVVSSEQVDGRHQLLTSDSDRLVLDLVASGTPFSGLEISPASLEDAFLAITAKETAGV, encoded by the coding sequence ATGACCCCCCTGGCCAGGACCGTCGAGGTCAGCAAGCACTACGGCGAGGTGCGCGCCCTCGACGGCGTGTCACTGGAGATCCACGCGGGCCAGCTCGTCGGCCTGCTCGGCCCGAACGGCGCGGGCAAGTCCACGCTCGTCAACCTCTTCGTGGGCCTGCGCAGGCCGACGAAGGGGCTGGTGGAGCTGATGGGCGGCGACCCCGCCGACCCCCGCGTACGGCAGGGCATGGGCGTGACGCCCCAGGAGACCGGCCTGCCCGAGGCGCTCAAGGTCGGCGAGATCGTCGACTTCGTCTCCTCCCATTTCCCGAAAAGAGCCGACAAGTGGGAGTTACTTGATCGCTTCGGCCTGCGAGACCTGGCCAAGCGCCAGGTGGGCGGCCTGTCCGGCGGGCAGAAGCGCAGGGTCGCGGTCGCGCTGGCCTTCGCCGGCAACCCGCGCGTCGTCTTCCTCGACGAGCCCACCACCGGACTCGACGTGGAGGCGCGCCGCGCGCTGTGGGAGGGCATCAGGCTCTTCCACGCCGACGGCGGCACGGTGGTGCTCACCAGCCACTACCTGGAGGAGGTCGAGGCGCTGGCCGAGCGGGTCGTGGTGATCGGCCGCGGCAGGGTGCTGGCCGACGACACCATCCAGGCGGTGCGCGGCATGGTCGGCGTGCGCAAGGTCAGCCTGTCGGCCGCCGAGCTGCCCGACCTGCCCGGCGTGGTCAGCTCCGAGCAGGTCGACGGGCGCCACCAGCTGCTCACCTCCGACTCCGACCGGCTGGTCCTCGACCTGGTCGCCAGCGGCACCCCGTTCTCCGGACTGGAGATCAGCCCGGCCAGCCTCGAGGACGCCTTCCTCGCCATCACCGCGAAGGAGACCGCCGGTGTCTAG
- a CDS encoding ExeM/NucH family extracellular endonuclease: MRALTALVALGLAAAGVATLSTTPAIAAPGPLVISQVYGGGGNSGAPLANDFVELFNRSSAPVAIDGWSVQYTSATGTGHFAANVARLSGTLAPGQYYLVQLAAGSNPGTALPAPDATAGINISGSAGKVALVRSATGLACNGSPTSCTPEQAAQIADLVGFGTANFFEGSGAAPGLSNSTAALRKARGCADADDNAADFETGTPAPRNTATAPAVCGGTGEPTPSPTPTSSPTPSPTTDPCDTAATHQIAAVQGAGDASPLAGQTVRVEGVVTGDFQKSAELSGFFLQDATPDADPKTSEGLFAFARDTVKDVKVGDRVLVTGKVIEFNGWTELSPVTAVDVCGTGTVPAQPQQLPRAEGTTFEPVENMLVTFSEPLTVTEHYNLGRFGEVTVSSEGRLYQPTDRPGVDAALDARRSLLIDDGSSRENPATIPYTSPRVVRTGDTAAGVTGVLGYGFGAYRLQPTKPITFLPTNPRLPRPLPVGGNVKVASLNTLNWFTTLDSRGANTAVEQKRQLDKLVATLQGIDADVVGLMEVENNGQTALQALTDALNAKVGAGTYAALAHPFPGTDAIQVAMIYKPARVSPVGAAQSSEDAVFSRPPLIQTFRQAGGGQPFTMIVNHFKSKGSCPPSGPEADQGDGQSCWNPLRVRQSEAILGLISSLDLPHPLVLGDLNAYGEEDPIDTLEAGGLTSVTKRFVPAPLRYSYLFNGLAGELDHALVGKQLLKRVTGATIWHVNSDEPRILDYNTEFNPPALYRPDAFRSSDHDPLVIGLSLPGGKD; encoded by the coding sequence ATGCGAGCTTTAACCGCCCTTGTCGCCCTCGGCCTCGCCGCCGCGGGCGTGGCGACCCTCTCGACCACCCCCGCCATCGCGGCGCCGGGGCCGCTCGTCATCAGCCAGGTCTACGGTGGCGGCGGCAACTCCGGCGCGCCGCTGGCGAACGACTTCGTGGAGCTGTTCAACAGGAGCTCCGCTCCCGTGGCCATCGACGGCTGGTCGGTGCAGTACACCAGCGCCACCGGCACCGGCCACTTCGCCGCCAACGTGGCCAGGCTCTCCGGCACGCTTGCGCCCGGCCAGTACTACCTGGTGCAGCTCGCCGCGGGCAGCAACCCGGGTACGGCGCTGCCCGCCCCCGACGCCACCGCCGGCATCAACATCAGCGGCAGCGCGGGCAAGGTGGCGCTGGTCCGCTCGGCCACCGGCCTGGCCTGCAACGGCAGCCCGACTTCCTGCACACCGGAGCAGGCCGCGCAGATCGCCGACCTCGTCGGCTTCGGCACGGCGAACTTCTTCGAGGGCTCGGGCGCCGCGCCAGGCCTGTCGAACAGCACGGCGGCGCTGCGCAAGGCGCGCGGCTGCGCCGACGCCGACGACAACGCCGCCGACTTCGAGACGGGGACGCCTGCCCCGCGCAACACCGCGACCGCCCCCGCCGTCTGCGGCGGCACGGGCGAGCCCACCCCTTCGCCCACCCCCACGTCGTCGCCCACGCCGTCGCCCACGACCGACCCCTGCGACACGGCCGCGACCCATCAGATCGCCGCCGTCCAGGGCGCGGGCGACGCCAGCCCGCTGGCCGGGCAGACCGTGCGGGTGGAGGGCGTCGTGACCGGCGACTTCCAGAAGAGCGCCGAGCTGAGCGGCTTCTTCCTCCAGGACGCCACGCCCGACGCCGACCCGAAGACCTCCGAGGGCCTGTTCGCCTTCGCCCGCGACACCGTCAAGGACGTCAAGGTCGGCGACAGGGTGCTGGTCACCGGCAAGGTGATCGAGTTCAACGGCTGGACCGAGCTGTCGCCCGTGACCGCCGTCGACGTGTGCGGCACGGGAACGGTCCCGGCCCAGCCCCAGCAGCTGCCCAGGGCGGAGGGGACCACCTTCGAGCCCGTCGAGAACATGCTGGTCACCTTCTCCGAGCCGCTGACCGTCACCGAGCACTACAACCTGGGCCGCTTCGGCGAGGTCACCGTCTCCTCCGAGGGGCGCCTGTACCAGCCGACCGACCGGCCGGGCGTGGACGCGGCGCTCGACGCCCGCCGTTCGCTGCTGATCGACGACGGATCCAGCAGGGAGAACCCCGCCACGATCCCGTACACCAGCCCGCGCGTGGTGCGCACCGGCGACACCGCCGCGGGGGTGACCGGCGTGCTCGGTTACGGCTTCGGCGCCTACCGGCTCCAGCCCACCAAGCCGATCACCTTCCTGCCGACCAACCCGCGCCTGCCGCGGCCGCTGCCGGTCGGCGGGAACGTCAAGGTGGCCAGCCTCAACACGCTCAACTGGTTCACCACGCTCGACTCTCGCGGCGCGAACACCGCCGTCGAGCAGAAGCGGCAGCTCGACAAGCTGGTGGCGACGTTGCAGGGCATCGACGCCGACGTGGTCGGCCTCATGGAGGTCGAGAACAACGGCCAGACCGCCCTGCAGGCGCTGACCGACGCCCTGAACGCCAAGGTGGGCGCGGGCACCTACGCCGCCCTCGCGCACCCGTTCCCCGGCACGGACGCGATCCAGGTCGCGATGATCTACAAGCCCGCCAGGGTCTCGCCGGTCGGCGCCGCGCAGTCCTCCGAGGACGCGGTCTTCAGCAGGCCGCCGCTGATCCAGACCTTCAGGCAGGCCGGTGGCGGGCAGCCGTTCACGATGATCGTCAACCACTTCAAGTCGAAGGGCTCCTGCCCGCCCAGCGGCCCCGAGGCCGACCAGGGCGACGGGCAGTCGTGCTGGAACCCGCTGCGGGTCAGGCAGTCCGAGGCCATCCTGGGGCTGATCTCCTCCCTCGACCTGCCGCACCCGCTGGTGCTCGGCGACCTCAACGCCTACGGCGAGGAGGACCCGATCGACACGCTGGAGGCCGGCGGCCTGACCAGCGTGACCAAGCGGTTCGTCCCCGCGCCGCTGCGCTACAGCTACCTGTTCAACGGCCTCGCGGGCGAGCTCGACCACGCGCTGGTCGGCAAGCAGCTGCTCAAGCGGGTGACCGGGGCGACGATCTGGCACGTCAACTCCGACGAGCCGCGCATCCTCGACTACAACACCGAGTTCAACCCGCCCGCGCTGTACCGGCCCGACGCCTTCCGCTCCTCCGACCACGACCCCCTGGTGATCGGCCTGTCCCTGCCCGGCGGCAAGGACTGA
- a CDS encoding pentapeptide repeat-containing protein, producing the protein MTMDMDWATCSHSPSCTGVARQPYGRCLSHLSPEQLTDALEGIRPGRLLDLRGTTIDGELLARVLAAVEGRPGRARMDLARFTGEARFTEVRFHGDVSLDGARFDRLASFFGATFAGNVSFTGARFARQLSFHGATVRGHACFDRAVVGSDALFSAAVFTRGLSCERARFDGYATFDGAVFGEQAAFRGARFGRTLSFRKVRGRAAFESAHFASAAYLSATGRLSATGARADGALDLTVEDCSVDLRRIEVRGTTAIRLTGSHADLESAVLRGPATVSGRGFCTISSLRAAVAPDLSLFRLDLSACRFAGLAHPSGLRLTGCTFAFTPGGVRLSLRWPLRWFSRRGALADEHRWRGWAQGPGDRAAPLTPLRTAGDVRDFPDAGHGGSP; encoded by the coding sequence ATGACCATGGACATGGACTGGGCCACGTGTTCACACTCCCCGTCATGCACGGGAGTCGCGCGCCAGCCGTACGGTCGCTGCCTGTCACATCTGTCCCCCGAGCAGCTGACCGACGCTCTCGAAGGCATCCGCCCGGGGCGGCTGCTCGACCTCCGCGGGACCACGATCGACGGCGAGCTGCTGGCCAGGGTGCTGGCCGCGGTGGAGGGCAGGCCCGGCAGGGCCCGCATGGACCTGGCCCGCTTCACCGGCGAGGCCCGTTTCACCGAGGTGCGCTTCCACGGCGACGTGTCGCTCGACGGCGCCAGGTTCGACCGGCTCGCCTCCTTCTTCGGCGCGACCTTCGCCGGCAACGTCTCGTTCACCGGGGCCAGGTTCGCCCGCCAGCTGTCCTTCCACGGCGCCACGGTGCGCGGCCACGCCTGCTTCGACCGGGCCGTGGTGGGCAGCGACGCCCTGTTCAGCGCGGCCGTCTTCACCCGCGGGCTGTCGTGCGAGCGGGCCAGGTTCGACGGCTACGCCACCTTCGACGGCGCCGTGTTCGGCGAGCAGGCCGCTTTCAGAGGCGCCAGGTTCGGGCGCACGCTGTCGTTCAGGAAGGTGCGGGGGAGGGCGGCGTTCGAGTCCGCGCACTTCGCGTCGGCGGCCTACCTGTCGGCCACCGGGCGGCTGTCGGCGACGGGCGCCCGCGCCGACGGCGCGCTCGACCTGACCGTCGAGGACTGCTCGGTCGACCTGCGCAGGATCGAGGTGCGGGGCACGACGGCGATCAGGCTCACCGGCTCGCACGCCGACCTGGAGTCGGCCGTCCTGCGCGGCCCGGCGACGGTCTCGGGACGGGGGTTCTGCACGATCAGCTCGCTGCGCGCGGCCGTCGCCCCTGACCTGTCGCTGTTCAGGCTCGATCTGTCAGCGTGCAGGTTCGCCGGGCTCGCGCACCCGTCGGGGCTGCGGCTGACCGGCTGCACGTTCGCCTTCACCCCCGGGGGAGTACGGCTGAGCCTGCGCTGGCCGCTGCGCTGGTTCTCCCGCCGCGGGGCCCTGGCCGACGAGCACCGCTGGCGCGGCTGGGCCCAGGGTCCCGGCGACCGCGCCGCACCGCTGACCCCTCTCCGGACGGCGGGCGACGTCAGGGATTTCCCCGATGCCGGCCACGGGGGTTCTCCGTAA
- a CDS encoding acyl-CoA synthetase, which translates to MYPGAIAAVTPDKPAVIMAGSGQVVTYRQLEEESNRLAHLFRSAGLKPGDHIAFMLENHPLFLVVAWAAQRSGLYYTAISSRLRSEELDYIVDNCEARIFISSARLAEVATTVSAPGVERRLMLDGVAEGFESYEKAVEGLPVTPIEDECQGSDMLYSSGTTGRPKGVKPTLSQAPLDTPGPLLQLIQFLFAPSADSVYLSPAPLYHAAPLRYCLQFQRIGATVVVMERFDPAEYLALVERYKVTHSQLVPTMFVKMLKLPSRHDYDLSSLRCAIHAAAPCPVPVKEQMLEWWGPIIHEYYAGTEGNGFLYASPADWLAHKGTVGRPLLGVVHICDEDGNELPAGERGTVYFSDGPRFEYHGDPDKTRSAQDPQGRGWTTLGDIGYLDEEGFLYLTDRRSYMIISGGVNIYPQEAENVLSVHPKVADVAVFGVPDEEMGEQVKAVVQPADPAEAGSALEAELIEYCRERLAPYKCPKSVDFRDELPRHPTGKLYKRLLREEYLNAR; encoded by the coding sequence ATGTATCCGGGAGCCATCGCAGCAGTCACCCCCGACAAGCCCGCTGTGATCATGGCGGGCTCCGGGCAGGTCGTCACCTACCGCCAGTTGGAGGAGGAGTCGAACCGGCTCGCGCACCTCTTCCGCTCGGCCGGGCTCAAACCGGGCGACCATATCGCCTTCATGCTGGAGAACCATCCGCTCTTCCTGGTCGTCGCCTGGGCCGCGCAGCGCTCGGGGCTCTACTACACCGCGATCAGCTCGCGGCTGCGGAGCGAAGAGCTCGATTACATCGTCGACAACTGCGAGGCCAGGATCTTCATCTCCTCGGCCAGGCTGGCCGAGGTGGCCACCACGGTCTCCGCGCCGGGGGTGGAGCGCCGCCTGATGCTCGACGGCGTCGCCGAGGGGTTCGAGTCGTACGAGAAGGCGGTCGAGGGACTGCCGGTGACGCCCATCGAGGACGAGTGCCAGGGCTCGGACATGCTCTACTCCTCGGGGACCACGGGCCGCCCCAAGGGCGTCAAGCCCACGCTCTCCCAGGCGCCCCTCGACACCCCCGGCCCGCTGCTGCAGCTCATCCAGTTCCTCTTCGCGCCCTCGGCCGACAGCGTCTACCTGTCGCCCGCGCCGCTCTACCACGCCGCGCCGCTGCGCTACTGCCTGCAGTTCCAGCGGATCGGGGCGACGGTGGTGGTGATGGAGCGCTTCGATCCGGCCGAGTACCTCGCGCTGGTCGAGCGGTACAAGGTGACGCACTCGCAGCTGGTGCCGACGATGTTCGTCAAGATGCTCAAGCTGCCCTCCAGGCACGACTACGACCTGTCGTCCCTGCGGTGCGCGATCCACGCCGCCGCGCCGTGCCCCGTCCCCGTCAAGGAGCAGATGCTCGAGTGGTGGGGGCCGATCATCCACGAGTACTACGCGGGCACCGAGGGCAACGGCTTCCTGTACGCGAGCCCGGCCGACTGGCTGGCCCACAAGGGCACGGTCGGCCGTCCGCTGCTGGGCGTGGTGCACATCTGCGACGAGGACGGCAACGAGCTGCCGGCCGGCGAGCGGGGCACGGTCTACTTCTCCGACGGGCCGCGTTTCGAGTACCACGGCGACCCCGACAAGACCCGCTCCGCGCAGGACCCGCAGGGCAGGGGCTGGACCACGCTCGGCGACATCGGCTACCTCGACGAGGAGGGCTTCCTCTACCTGACCGACCGGCGCTCCTACATGATCATCTCGGGCGGGGTGAACATCTACCCGCAGGAGGCGGAGAACGTGTTGTCGGTCCACCCGAAGGTGGCCGACGTGGCCGTCTTCGGGGTGCCGGACGAGGAGATGGGCGAGCAGGTCAAGGCCGTCGTCCAGCCCGCCGATCCGGCCGAGGCGGGGTCCGCCCTGGAGGCCGAGCTGATCGAGTACTGCAGGGAGCGCCTGGCCCCCTACAAGTGCCCGAAGAGCGTCGACTTCCGCGACGAACTGCCCCGCCACCCGACCGGCAAGCTCTACAAGCGCCTCCTGCGCGAGGAGTACCTGAACGCCCGCTGA
- a CDS encoding transporter — protein sequence MDEEDLSPAEMLRLIEEQGAAVARRLQPDPLVMYAPWGVAWLVGFGAFFLSYGLDGRPVVPISWQLALAILFGGQVLAGAFLFWALRASSVQVRGESAQRGMMYGYSWFVGMMAMSLIVGRFAPLLPRDQVGLLYASVSLLVVAILYMAGGAVWREWPMFFIGAWVAAVNAVGTTLGPGWHSLLISLLVGGGFFVAGIVLRRRG from the coding sequence GTGGACGAGGAAGACCTGAGCCCCGCCGAGATGCTGCGGCTCATCGAGGAGCAGGGCGCCGCGGTGGCGCGCAGGCTCCAGCCCGATCCCCTGGTGATGTACGCGCCATGGGGAGTCGCCTGGCTGGTGGGGTTCGGCGCGTTCTTCCTCTCCTACGGGCTCGACGGCCGCCCGGTGGTCCCGATCAGCTGGCAGCTCGCCCTGGCGATCCTGTTCGGCGGGCAGGTGCTGGCCGGGGCCTTCCTGTTCTGGGCCCTGCGCGCCTCCAGCGTCCAGGTCAGGGGCGAGTCGGCCCAGCGCGGGATGATGTACGGCTACTCCTGGTTCGTCGGCATGATGGCGATGAGCCTGATCGTCGGCCGCTTCGCCCCGCTGCTCCCCCGAGACCAGGTCGGCCTGCTCTACGCCTCGGTCTCGCTGCTGGTCGTCGCCATCCTCTACATGGCGGGCGGCGCGGTCTGGCGGGAGTGGCCGATGTTCTTCATCGGCGCCTGGGTCGCGGCCGTGAACGCCGTGGGCACCACGCTGGGCCCGGGCTGGCACTCCCTGCTGATCTCCCTGCTCGTCGGCGGCGGCTTCTTCGTGGCGGGGATCGTGCTCAGGCGGCGCGGGTGA
- a CDS encoding ABC transporter permease, producing MSSLILTHTRYQFLEQLRVPIAIVASVFFPTVAMLAFVVPFAGHDPIAATVGAASMTMFAVMSSGLMGLGIGVADDRGKPWDPYLRTLPAGPFPRFAGRMLTTLAIMLIAVVPVVLVAALLTEATATPVQLLLGLGALVVGALPFMMLGLFVGYSLSAKAAVAVSQVLFFPIAIGGGMLGNPLDPPAFIGAVAPYLPSRGAMELVWAATTDLSPTPLALVMLGVWTVAAGAAAVWAYRRDEGRRFR from the coding sequence GTGTCTAGCCTGATCCTGACCCACACCCGCTACCAGTTCCTCGAGCAGCTGCGGGTCCCGATCGCGATCGTGGCGAGCGTCTTCTTCCCCACCGTCGCGATGCTCGCCTTCGTGGTGCCCTTCGCCGGCCACGACCCGATAGCCGCCACGGTCGGCGCCGCCTCGATGACGATGTTCGCGGTCATGTCGAGCGGGCTCATGGGGCTCGGCATCGGCGTGGCCGACGACCGTGGCAAGCCGTGGGACCCCTACCTCCGCACCCTGCCCGCGGGGCCCTTCCCGCGCTTCGCCGGGCGGATGCTGACCACGCTGGCCATCATGCTCATCGCGGTCGTTCCCGTGGTGCTGGTCGCCGCGCTGCTCACCGAGGCCACCGCCACCCCTGTCCAGCTGCTGCTCGGCCTCGGCGCGCTGGTCGTGGGCGCGCTGCCGTTCATGATGCTGGGTCTGTTCGTCGGCTACTCGCTGTCGGCCAAGGCCGCGGTGGCCGTCTCCCAGGTGCTGTTCTTCCCGATCGCGATCGGCGGCGGGATGCTCGGCAATCCGCTCGACCCGCCCGCCTTCATCGGGGCGGTCGCGCCGTACTTGCCGAGCAGGGGGGCCATGGAGCTGGTGTGGGCCGCGACCACGGACCTGTCGCCCACGCCGCTGGCGCTGGTCATGCTGGGAGTCTGGACGGTCGCGGCCGGAGCGGCCGCGGTGTGGGCCTACCGTCGCGACGAGGGTCGCAGATTCCGCTGA